One genomic region from Terriglobus aquaticus encodes:
- a CDS encoding TonB-dependent receptor has protein sequence MNIARKARALALIATAVGAPAIYGQAIYGGLNGTVTDPSGAAIPNATVVVTDVTKGTSDTVTTNASGEYTVEHLIPDTYSIKVTAQGFTTFQTTNIQISADTSPRVDAKLNIGDTGQTVTVQADEIPLLKTDRADVATIFDAKNVTDLPLPNRNFTGLQLLLPGSQLLGWSHAASENPQGSQQIVVDGQFFAGTGYELDGTDNQDPILGIIVVNPTLDSVAEAKITTQNYDAQFGKAVSSVVATQTKSGSNSIHGGVYDYRQSDAFQAKNPFNTPDANTGRIVPANLRNQFGAFIGGPFQKDRFFYFFDYEGVRSKVGTSNGESTVPTALLRSSCLTATGCDFSDYKSYLGTTNGVQNGIYDATTGQQYTNFIIPKAQINPVALRLLEQLPAPILPSAVSNFPNSGTGQFNFNQYITRVDMQLNDRVHAFGRYAYFGDTLTGATAFGALGGPGFGVNGYGGTSKGLNQSWSVGTDIVVTPKWLTDVRFGFLRYTINTQKYDGNEAFATNNGQPGLNISTFANTGGAPEFDINGLPNNSQGQGGGNFGSGLGVNRCNCPLTQNERQYQWVNNWTRELGNHAIKFGVDVRHAYNLRVPSDANRAGVLSFNTGQTANPSNNTGGLGYASFLLGRVGQFQRYASTSSNASETQNRFFGYIQDTWRVTPKLTLNYGLRWENYLPEKLGQDLGSLLNLNTGNLQVAHEGPYGGDMGISNNNKAFAPRVGIAYSMNQKTVIRAGYGRSYDIGVFGSIFGHAASQNLPVLAKQNNSSASTSYVFVLGQTPPLPNFGGPMTNGNIRLPDGIGANARPTTERFPTLDAWNAQVQRDLGHSYSLTVGYVGNKGTHTSMGGGYTSNPNQVAVAANGLVFNPAPSGVFQPAPNTVCIGAPSPNLPCSSGGDPRRRKYYPLYGWTQDINYFSSEGDTEYQSFQTTFEKRFSQGYQFKVNYAYQVAKDHDADYIDIDRTLNYGNSSFLRRSQLTFFGNLELPFGRNHAFLNNDNRFEELLFGGWQISPTANIASGLPFDIGFTSSGANRDAGPGRPNYNGGFKTGLGKFNPTTKTQTFFAQQALGTVFTNPGYLKFGNLARNAFFGPGFYNLDVSAQKDFHFTERFRGQFRTDFFNVLNHQNFDLPQTTIDASNAGQITGLAPGSNPRYLQFAVKLLF, from the coding sequence ATGAATATCGCAAGAAAGGCACGGGCCCTGGCACTTATCGCCACCGCCGTGGGTGCGCCCGCCATATACGGCCAGGCCATCTATGGCGGCCTCAACGGCACCGTTACCGACCCCAGTGGTGCCGCCATTCCGAATGCCACCGTCGTCGTCACCGACGTCACCAAGGGCACCTCGGACACCGTCACCACCAACGCATCCGGCGAATACACGGTCGAGCACCTCATCCCGGACACCTATTCCATCAAGGTCACGGCACAGGGCTTCACCACGTTCCAGACCACCAACATCCAGATTTCTGCAGACACCTCGCCCAGGGTCGACGCCAAGCTCAACATCGGCGACACCGGCCAGACTGTCACCGTTCAGGCCGACGAAATTCCCCTGCTCAAGACCGATCGCGCCGACGTTGCGACCATCTTCGACGCCAAGAACGTCACCGATTTGCCTCTGCCCAACCGCAACTTCACCGGCCTGCAGCTCCTGCTTCCTGGCTCCCAGCTCCTCGGCTGGTCGCACGCCGCCTCGGAAAACCCGCAGGGCTCTCAGCAGATCGTGGTTGACGGCCAGTTCTTCGCCGGCACCGGCTACGAGCTCGACGGCACCGATAACCAGGATCCGATCCTCGGCATCATCGTCGTGAACCCCACGCTCGATTCCGTTGCCGAAGCCAAGATCACCACGCAGAACTACGACGCCCAGTTCGGCAAGGCTGTCTCATCCGTCGTCGCCACCCAGACCAAGTCGGGTTCCAACTCGATTCACGGCGGCGTCTACGACTACCGTCAGTCCGACGCCTTCCAGGCCAAGAACCCCTTCAACACGCCCGATGCCAACACCGGCCGTATCGTTCCGGCCAACCTCCGCAACCAGTTCGGCGCATTCATCGGCGGCCCGTTCCAAAAGGATCGCTTCTTCTACTTCTTCGATTACGAAGGCGTCCGCTCCAAGGTCGGTACCTCCAACGGCGAGTCCACGGTTCCCACCGCCTTGTTGCGCAGCTCCTGCCTCACCGCCACCGGCTGCGACTTCTCCGATTACAAGTCCTACCTCGGCACGACTAACGGCGTTCAGAACGGCATTTACGACGCCACCACGGGTCAGCAGTACACCAACTTCATCATCCCCAAGGCGCAGATCAACCCGGTTGCTCTTCGCCTGCTCGAGCAGCTTCCTGCCCCGATCCTGCCCTCTGCGGTCTCGAACTTCCCGAACTCCGGTACGGGTCAGTTCAACTTCAATCAGTACATCACCCGTGTCGACATGCAGTTGAACGACCGCGTTCACGCCTTCGGCCGCTACGCCTACTTCGGTGACACGCTCACCGGTGCCACGGCGTTCGGCGCACTCGGCGGTCCCGGCTTCGGCGTCAACGGGTACGGCGGCACCTCCAAGGGCCTCAACCAGAGCTGGTCGGTCGGTACTGACATCGTGGTCACTCCCAAGTGGCTCACCGACGTTCGATTCGGCTTCCTGCGCTACACGATCAACACGCAGAAGTACGATGGCAACGAGGCATTCGCCACCAACAACGGTCAGCCTGGCCTGAACATCAGCACCTTCGCCAACACTGGCGGCGCTCCTGAGTTCGACATCAACGGCCTGCCCAATAACTCGCAGGGTCAGGGCGGCGGCAACTTCGGCTCCGGCCTTGGCGTCAACCGCTGCAACTGCCCGCTCACCCAGAACGAGCGTCAGTACCAGTGGGTCAACAACTGGACCCGCGAACTCGGCAACCATGCCATCAAGTTCGGCGTCGACGTTCGCCACGCCTACAACCTGCGCGTTCCGTCTGACGCAAACCGCGCTGGCGTCCTCAGCTTCAACACCGGCCAAACCGCCAATCCGTCCAACAACACCGGCGGCCTCGGCTACGCTTCCTTCCTCCTGGGTCGCGTGGGCCAGTTCCAGCGCTACGCCAGCACCAGCAGCAACGCCTCGGAAACCCAGAACCGTTTCTTCGGCTACATCCAGGACACCTGGCGCGTCACTCCCAAGCTGACCCTCAACTACGGTCTGCGCTGGGAGAACTACCTGCCTGAAAAGCTCGGTCAGGACCTCGGTTCGCTGCTCAACCTCAACACCGGAAACCTCCAGGTCGCGCATGAAGGTCCCTACGGTGGCGACATGGGCATCAGCAACAACAACAAGGCCTTCGCTCCGCGCGTCGGCATCGCCTACTCCATGAACCAGAAGACCGTCATTCGCGCCGGTTACGGCCGCTCGTATGACATCGGCGTCTTCGGGTCCATCTTTGGCCACGCTGCTTCGCAAAATCTGCCGGTCCTCGCCAAGCAGAACAACAGCTCCGCGAGCACCAGCTACGTCTTCGTCCTTGGCCAGACACCGCCGCTGCCGAACTTCGGCGGTCCAATGACCAACGGCAACATCCGTCTGCCCGATGGCATCGGCGCCAATGCACGTCCCACCACGGAGCGCTTCCCCACCCTCGATGCGTGGAACGCTCAGGTGCAGCGTGACCTCGGCCACAGCTACTCCCTCACGGTCGGTTACGTGGGCAACAAGGGAACCCACACCAGCATGGGTGGCGGTTACACCTCGAACCCGAACCAGGTTGCTGTCGCGGCCAACGGCCTCGTCTTCAACCCAGCTCCCTCTGGCGTCTTCCAGCCCGCGCCCAACACGGTCTGCATTGGCGCACCCTCGCCTAACCTCCCCTGCTCCAGCGGTGGCGATCCTCGCCGTCGTAAGTACTACCCGCTCTACGGATGGACGCAGGACATCAACTACTTCTCCTCGGAAGGCGATACGGAATACCAGTCCTTCCAGACCACGTTCGAGAAGCGCTTCAGCCAGGGCTACCAGTTCAAGGTCAACTACGCCTACCAGGTCGCCAAGGATCACGATGCCGACTACATCGACATCGATCGCACTCTGAACTATGGCAACTCGTCCTTCCTGCGTCGCAGCCAGCTCACCTTCTTCGGAAACCTTGAGCTGCCCTTCGGTCGCAACCACGCCTTCCTGAACAACGACAACCGCTTTGAAGAACTGCTCTTTGGCGGATGGCAGATCAGCCCCACGGCAAACATCGCCAGCGGTCTTCCGTTCGACATCGGTTTCACTTCTTCGGGTGCAAACCGCGACGCAGGTCCGGGCCGTCCCAACTACAACGGTGGCTTCAAGACCGGGCTGGGCAAGTTCAACCCGACCACCAAGACGCAGACGTTCTTCGCACAACAGGCTCTCGGAACCGTCTTCACCAACCCGGGTTACCTGAAGTTCGGCAACTTGGCTCGCAACGCCTTCTTCGGACCTGGCTTCTACAACCTCGATGTCTCGGCGCAGAAAGATTTCCACTTCACCGAGCGGTTCCGCGGTCAGTTCCGTACGGACTTCTTTAACGTCCTCAACCACCAGAACTTCGACCTGCCGCAGACCACGATCGACGCCAGCAACGCCGGCCAGATCACCGGTCTCGCTCCGGGCTCCAACCCGCGCTACCTGCAGTTCGCAGTCAAGCTGCTGTTCTAG